Proteins from a genomic interval of Watersipora subatra chromosome 10, tzWatSuba1.1, whole genome shotgun sequence:
- the LOC137406371 gene encoding uncharacterized protein isoform X1 — translation MDSNSSNTEVCQVNPSNGAETSSMHGRIAQMVTRNGQIVCQASCSTTKEILNADVTLEAELAQVQNQAHKILNDFTHDNVMIEGLFDIIRKTLQNGGVVPPECNDFRWPSGLEEFIDSLRRACEIQVNESESRLVELMNKLVDDVEATISCVEISIKFPSKRARFEFLQMLLKRELPQKIAKAVFDEKFCALLSTPNEVWLAAQQSRPDESQKGMLQGFLERICDLISVRITFQVDQLISKSGIPNFPFKFNVSAANLMLPHHDTERTDKSAMVQRIQNYLKQDADLFSLIGPFLTESLQRRISGTESE, via the exons ATGGATTCAAACAGCTCTAACACTGAGGTTTGTCAGGTCAACCCTTCA AATGGAGCAGAGACATCCTCTATGCACGGGAGG ATTGCTCAGATGGTGACAAGAAATGGACAGATAGTTTGCCAAGCCAGCTGCAGCACAACCAAG GAGATTCTAAATGCAGATGTAACCTTGGAGGCAGAATTAGCGCAGGTTCAGAATCAGGCACACAAGATTCTTAATGACTTTACCCATGATAATGTAATGATTGAGGGGCTCTTTGACATTATCCGAAAGACCCTACAAAATGGTGGAGTAGTG CCTCCCGAGTGTAATGATTTCCGTTGGCCATCAGGGCTGGAAGAATTCATAGACTCACTTAGAAGAGCCTGTGAAATCCAAGTCAACGAATCTGAGAGTCGTCTGGTTGAGCTGATGAATAAATTGGTGGATGATGTTGAGGCGACAATCAGCTGTGTTGAAATATCCATCAAGTTTCCTTCCAAAAGAGCAAGATTTGAATTTCTCCAAATGTTGCTGAAAAGGGAGCTACCTCAAAAGATTGCCAAGGCTGTGTTTGATGAAAAGTTCTGTGCTCTACTTTCAACACCTAATGAGGTTTGGTTAGCAGCGCAACAGAGCCGGCCAGATGAAAGCCAGAAAGGCATGCTGCAGGGATTTCTAGAGCGGATCTGTGATTTGATATCCGTTCGAATTACATTTCAAGTCGATCAACTCATTTCTAAATCCGGCATTCCAAACTTTCCTTTTAAGTTCAACGTTTCCGCTGCTAACTTGATGCTGCCACACCATGACACTGAAAGGACAGATAAGAGTGCGATGGTACAAAGGATACAGAACTATCTCAAGCAGGATGCAGACTTGTTCAGCTTGATTGGCCCTTTTCTGACAG AGAGCCTACAAAGAAGAATATCTGGAACAGAATCAGAGTAG
- the LOC137406371 gene encoding uncharacterized protein isoform X2 yields the protein MDSNSSNTENGAETSSMHGRIAQMVTRNGQIVCQASCSTTKEILNADVTLEAELAQVQNQAHKILNDFTHDNVMIEGLFDIIRKTLQNGGVVPPECNDFRWPSGLEEFIDSLRRACEIQVNESESRLVELMNKLVDDVEATISCVEISIKFPSKRARFEFLQMLLKRELPQKIAKAVFDEKFCALLSTPNEVWLAAQQSRPDESQKGMLQGFLERICDLISVRITFQVDQLISKSGIPNFPFKFNVSAANLMLPHHDTERTDKSAMVQRIQNYLKQDADLFSLIGPFLTESLQRRISGTESE from the exons ATGGATTCAAACAGCTCTAACACTGAG AATGGAGCAGAGACATCCTCTATGCACGGGAGG ATTGCTCAGATGGTGACAAGAAATGGACAGATAGTTTGCCAAGCCAGCTGCAGCACAACCAAG GAGATTCTAAATGCAGATGTAACCTTGGAGGCAGAATTAGCGCAGGTTCAGAATCAGGCACACAAGATTCTTAATGACTTTACCCATGATAATGTAATGATTGAGGGGCTCTTTGACATTATCCGAAAGACCCTACAAAATGGTGGAGTAGTG CCTCCCGAGTGTAATGATTTCCGTTGGCCATCAGGGCTGGAAGAATTCATAGACTCACTTAGAAGAGCCTGTGAAATCCAAGTCAACGAATCTGAGAGTCGTCTGGTTGAGCTGATGAATAAATTGGTGGATGATGTTGAGGCGACAATCAGCTGTGTTGAAATATCCATCAAGTTTCCTTCCAAAAGAGCAAGATTTGAATTTCTCCAAATGTTGCTGAAAAGGGAGCTACCTCAAAAGATTGCCAAGGCTGTGTTTGATGAAAAGTTCTGTGCTCTACTTTCAACACCTAATGAGGTTTGGTTAGCAGCGCAACAGAGCCGGCCAGATGAAAGCCAGAAAGGCATGCTGCAGGGATTTCTAGAGCGGATCTGTGATTTGATATCCGTTCGAATTACATTTCAAGTCGATCAACTCATTTCTAAATCCGGCATTCCAAACTTTCCTTTTAAGTTCAACGTTTCCGCTGCTAACTTGATGCTGCCACACCATGACACTGAAAGGACAGATAAGAGTGCGATGGTACAAAGGATACAGAACTATCTCAAGCAGGATGCAGACTTGTTCAGCTTGATTGGCCCTTTTCTGACAG AGAGCCTACAAAGAAGAATATCTGGAACAGAATCAGAGTAG